In a genomic window of Candidatus Avedoeria danica:
- the htpG gene encoding molecular chaperone HtpG, with the protein MSSDLRTRKFQAETRKLLDLVIHSVYAQREVFLRELISNASDAIDKARYLALTDTTVDQTEPFAIRLLPDAAAGTLSVADNGIGMTYDEVVANIGTIAASGTEAFARAVAADGGAADGDGTTDAEAGAVDFGDGEGVVGDADGVNPDTPARDNAGQPDLIGRFGVGFYSAFMVADKVELVTCKHGADHAVRWESSGGDAYRIAKLPPGERGTRITLHLKGIARGQGADAADGGDPPKDFTDAAVLRGIVKRHSDFVAFPIRLEAAGDDGLSSEPLNSMQPLWSRPKSEIDAAAYDDFYRHLTRDWEPPLAHVHVRAEGQYEYAALLYLPSHAPFDLYQREGRRGLQLYAKRVFIMDECRDLMPEHLRWVRGVVDSPDLPLNISREMVQEDRLISAIRRHLTRRVYDELGTLLADDRARYKTFWADFGAAVKEGLHHEPGDTERLRGLLLFRSTAVEGFTTLDEYTGRLLAGQSAIYYLAGDDAKLMRGAPQLEGFRARGIEVLLLTDAVDELVVSQLRMHADVPFRSAGETGVDLSAITPRAQTASTGGATDTALDAAGADAAGGASDVGTDGDADVAGDAGAKGGGRKRASKRKAANVDGADGASDGARSAAALPTPEAAAAERAALAPLCDRLAALLGETVTAVRPSDRLTTSAACLVVPEGSPSDHLLRLMKALGQDVETTKRVLELNPSHPVVRALVARHTSAPDDDGLLAYADLLYDSALVAEGQPPRDPVRYAQAVAEVMAAAVAAG; encoded by the coding sequence ATGTCGTCCGACCTGCGCACCCGCAAGTTCCAGGCTGAAACGCGCAAGCTCCTGGATCTCGTGATCCACAGCGTCTACGCCCAGCGCGAGGTCTTCCTCCGTGAGCTGATCTCCAACGCGTCCGACGCGATCGACAAGGCCCGCTACCTGGCGCTGACGGACACGACGGTCGATCAGACCGAGCCCTTCGCGATCCGCCTCCTGCCCGACGCGGCGGCCGGTACGCTGTCCGTGGCGGACAACGGCATCGGCATGACGTACGACGAGGTCGTGGCGAACATCGGCACGATCGCCGCCAGCGGCACCGAGGCGTTCGCGCGGGCGGTGGCGGCGGACGGCGGGGCGGCGGACGGCGACGGCACAACGGACGCCGAGGCAGGCGCGGTCGACTTCGGCGACGGTGAAGGCGTCGTCGGTGACGCGGACGGGGTGAACCCGGACACGCCCGCCCGTGACAACGCCGGCCAGCCGGACCTTATCGGCCGCTTCGGCGTCGGGTTCTACAGCGCGTTCATGGTGGCGGACAAGGTCGAGCTCGTGACGTGCAAGCACGGCGCCGACCACGCCGTCCGCTGGGAGTCGAGCGGCGGCGACGCGTACCGGATCGCCAAGCTGCCGCCGGGGGAGCGCGGGACGCGGATCACGTTGCACCTCAAGGGGATCGCCCGCGGCCAGGGCGCGGATGCGGCCGACGGCGGCGATCCGCCCAAGGACTTCACGGACGCGGCCGTGCTGCGCGGGATCGTCAAGCGGCACTCCGACTTCGTGGCGTTCCCGATCCGGCTCGAGGCCGCGGGGGATGACGGGCTGTCGAGCGAACCGCTGAACTCCATGCAGCCGCTCTGGTCGCGGCCCAAGTCCGAGATCGACGCCGCCGCGTACGACGACTTTTATCGCCACCTCACCCGGGACTGGGAGCCGCCGCTGGCGCATGTCCACGTCCGGGCCGAAGGCCAGTATGAGTATGCCGCGCTGCTCTACCTGCCGTCCCACGCCCCGTTCGACCTCTACCAGCGCGAGGGCCGGCGCGGCCTGCAGCTGTACGCCAAGCGCGTCTTCATCATGGACGAGTGTCGCGACCTCATGCCCGAGCACCTGCGCTGGGTCCGCGGCGTCGTGGACAGCCCGGACCTGCCGTTGAACATCTCGCGCGAGATGGTCCAGGAGGACCGCCTGATCAGCGCGATCCGCCGCCACCTCACCCGCCGCGTCTACGACGAGCTCGGCACGCTCCTCGCCGACGACCGCGCCCGCTACAAGACGTTCTGGGCCGACTTCGGCGCGGCGGTGAAGGAGGGCCTGCACCACGAGCCCGGCGACACCGAGCGCCTGCGCGGCCTGCTGCTGTTCCGCAGCACGGCCGTCGAGGGATTCACCACGCTGGACGAGTACACCGGCCGCCTGCTCGCCGGCCAAAGTGCGATCTACTACCTCGCCGGCGACGACGCCAAGCTCATGCGCGGCGCCCCGCAGCTCGAGGGCTTCCGCGCCCGCGGCATCGAGGTCCTGCTGCTGACCGACGCCGTCGACGAGCTCGTCGTCAGCCAGCTCCGGATGCACGCCGACGTCCCGTTCCGCTCGGCCGGCGAGACCGGCGTCGACCTCTCGGCGATCACGCCGCGGGCGCAGACCGCCTCGACAGGCGGGGCGACGGACACCGCGTTGGACGCGGCCGGCGCCGACGCGGCCGGCGGTGCGTCGGATGTCGGTACCGACGGGGATGCGGACGTGGCCGGGGACGCGGGTGCCAAGGGCGGTGGCCGCAAGCGCGCCTCGAAGCGCAAGGCGGCGAACGTCGACGGCGCCGACGGCGCATCCGACGGCGCCCGTTCCGCCGCCGCCCTTCCGACGCCGGAGGCCGCGGCCGCCGAACGCGCCGCCCTCGCCCCGCTGTGTGACCGCCTGGCCGCGCTCCTCGGCGAGACCGTGACGGCCGTCCGCCCGTCGGACCGCCTGACGACGAGCGCGGCGTGCCTGGTGGTGCCCGAGGGCAGTCCGAGCGACCACCTGTTGCGGCTCATGAAGGCGCTCGGCCAGGACGTCGAGACCACCAAGCGGGTCCTCGAGCTGAACCCGTCCCATCCCGTCGTCCGCGCCCTCGTCGCCCGCCACACCTCGGCGCCGGACGACGACGGCCTCCTGGCGTACGCCGATCTGCTCTACGACAGCGCCCTCGTGGCCGAGGGCCAGCCGCCGCGCGATCCGGTGCGGTATGCGCAGGCGGTGGCGGAGGTGATGGCGGCGGCGGTGGCGGCCGGCTGA
- a CDS encoding RNA-binding transcriptional accessory protein codes for MPDASSAVTDPTHAPLVPFTPADDAARLARALALPPVKVLATIALVDGGNTVPFIARYRKEATGSLDEVQIRAVADGLEQLRALDARRATVLAAIAEQGQLTDALRDAILAAETRTALEDLYLPYKQKRRTRAMIAREKGLAHLANMILRQVVTPKTAAELAASFVGDNVPTVDEALAGARDIVAETVADDPAVRGDTRRRALVYAGVDAVRKAGVADEKGVYETYYDFRGRADRLQPHQTLALNRGEHEGVLRVKVTVPERDWRDAVALRYRADVRSPLASELATAIDDAASRLLLPAIERDVRRALTERAEAHAIDVFARNLQGLLLQPPLAGHTVLGVDPAFRTGCKLAVVDATGRLAATAKIYPHPPQNERTQAMSTLRDLVRRHGVTLVAIGNGTASRESERLVADVVREVEGVKYVVVSEAGASVYSASPLARAELPTLDVTERGAVSIARRIQDPLAELVKIDPQSIGVGMYQHDVDQGALAHAVDGVVESVVNRVGVDVNTASPALLARVAGIGPKLSEAIVAHRDAAGPFRKRAALKDVAGLGPKAFEQSAGFLRIRAGDEPLDASAIHPESYRAAKAVLARAGIAPATPPESRRASLDALLAGHDVATLAATVDVGVPTLVDIVEQLARPGRDPREDAPPPLLREDVLSMADLTVGMQLSGTVRNVVDFGAFVDLGVEQDGLLHRTAVPLGVRLGVGDVVTVEVVRVERERGRIGLGWVGA; via the coding sequence ATGCCCGATGCCTCGTCCGCCGTGACCGATCCAACGCACGCCCCCCTCGTCCCGTTCACCCCCGCCGACGACGCCGCCCGCCTTGCCCGCGCCCTCGCCCTGCCGCCCGTCAAGGTCCTCGCGACGATCGCGCTCGTGGACGGCGGCAACACCGTGCCGTTCATCGCCCGCTACCGCAAGGAAGCCACCGGGAGCCTGGACGAGGTCCAGATCCGCGCCGTCGCCGACGGCCTCGAGCAGCTGCGCGCCCTCGACGCCCGCCGGGCGACGGTACTCGCCGCGATCGCCGAGCAGGGCCAGCTGACGGATGCGCTGCGCGATGCCATCCTGGCCGCGGAGACCCGCACGGCGCTCGAGGATCTCTATCTGCCGTACAAGCAGAAGCGCCGCACGCGCGCGATGATCGCCCGCGAGAAGGGGCTCGCGCACCTGGCGAACATGATCCTGCGCCAGGTCGTGACCCCCAAGACCGCCGCCGAGCTGGCGGCGTCGTTCGTCGGCGATAACGTCCCGACCGTCGACGAGGCGCTGGCCGGCGCGCGCGACATCGTGGCCGAGACCGTGGCCGACGACCCGGCGGTGCGCGGCGACACGCGGCGGCGGGCGCTCGTCTACGCCGGCGTCGACGCCGTGCGCAAGGCGGGGGTGGCCGACGAAAAGGGCGTCTACGAGACGTACTACGACTTCCGCGGCCGCGCCGACCGCCTCCAGCCGCACCAGACGCTGGCCCTCAACCGCGGCGAACACGAGGGCGTGCTGCGCGTGAAGGTCACCGTGCCGGAGCGCGACTGGCGGGACGCCGTGGCGCTGCGCTACCGCGCCGACGTGCGCTCGCCGCTGGCGTCCGAGCTGGCGACCGCGATCGACGACGCGGCATCGCGCCTCCTGCTGCCCGCGATCGAGCGCGACGTCCGCCGGGCGCTGACGGAGCGGGCCGAGGCCCACGCCATCGACGTCTTCGCGCGCAACCTGCAGGGCCTGCTCCTCCAGCCGCCGCTGGCCGGCCACACCGTCCTCGGCGTCGACCCGGCCTTCCGCACCGGCTGCAAGCTGGCGGTCGTCGATGCGACGGGGCGGTTGGCAGCGACGGCCAAGATCTACCCGCACCCGCCCCAGAACGAGCGGACGCAGGCGATGTCGACGCTGCGCGACCTCGTCCGTCGCCACGGCGTGACGCTCGTCGCCATCGGCAACGGCACGGCGTCGCGCGAGAGCGAGCGGCTCGTGGCCGACGTCGTGCGCGAGGTCGAGGGCGTGAAGTACGTCGTCGTCAGCGAGGCCGGCGCCAGCGTCTACAGCGCCAGCCCGCTCGCCCGCGCCGAGCTGCCGACGCTCGACGTCACGGAGCGCGGCGCGGTGTCGATCGCCCGGCGGATCCAGGACCCGCTGGCCGAGCTCGTGAAGATCGACCCGCAGTCCATCGGCGTCGGCATGTATCAGCACGATGTCGACCAGGGCGCGCTGGCGCATGCGGTCGACGGCGTCGTGGAGTCCGTCGTGAACCGCGTCGGGGTCGATGTGAACACCGCCTCGCCGGCGCTGCTGGCCCGCGTCGCCGGTATCGGCCCGAAGCTGTCCGAGGCGATCGTGGCGCACCGCGACGCCGCCGGGCCGTTCCGCAAGCGCGCCGCGCTGAAGGACGTCGCCGGCCTCGGCCCGAAAGCGTTCGAGCAGTCGGCCGGCTTCCTGCGGATCCGTGCCGGCGACGAGCCGCTGGACGCGAGCGCGATCCACCCGGAGAGCTACCGGGCCGCGAAGGCCGTCCTGGCCCGCGCCGGGATCGCGCCCGCGACGCCGCCGGAGTCCCGACGCGCGTCCCTCGACGCGCTGCTCGCCGGCCACGACGTGGCGACGCTGGCGGCGACCGTCGACGTCGGCGTGCCGACGCTCGTCGATATCGTGGAGCAGCTCGCCCGCCCCGGCCGCGACCCGCGCGAGGACGCGCCGCCGCCGCTGCTCCGCGAGGACGTGCTGTCGATGGCCGACCTGACCGTCGGGATGCAGCTGAGCGGCACCGTCCGCAACGTCGTCGACTTCGGCGCGTTCGTCGACCTCGGCGTCGAGCAGGACGGGCTGTTGCACCGGACGGCGGTGCCGCTGGGGGTGCGGCTGGGGGTGGGGGATGTCGTGACGGTGGAGGTGGTGCGGGTGGAGCGCGAGCGGGGGCGGATTGGGTTGGGGTGGGTGGGGGCGTAG
- a CDS encoding CopG family transcriptional regulator, with translation MSTAKRATVYFEPDLHRVLRHKAAETHQSVSELVNAAVRRSLLEDASDLEAFEARVAEPDLDFETVVRDLKRRGKL, from the coding sequence ATGAGCACCGCCAAACGCGCCACCGTCTACTTCGAGCCCGACCTCCACCGTGTCCTGCGACACAAGGCGGCCGAGACCCACCAGAGCGTCTCGGAGTTGGTGAACGCCGCCGTGCGGCGGAGCCTGCTTGAGGATGCCAGCGATCTCGAAGCCTTCGAAGCACGGGTCGCCGAGCCCGATCTCGATTTCGAGACCGTCGTGCGGGACCTCAAGCGCCGTGGCAAGCTATAA
- a CDS encoding glyoxalase, which produces MNARFTMFIVYVRDQDASTRFYASVFQDAPSIHEPGMTEFALGDGVSLGLMPAAGIRRLLGDALPDPDGAGGIPRCELYVVVPDAAACLQRALDAGARALSPLLPRDWGQRVGYCLDPDGHVLAFAEVEDVAEGAEGADVANG; this is translated from the coding sequence ATGAACGCTCGCTTCACGATGTTCATCGTCTACGTGCGTGACCAGGACGCGAGCACCCGGTTCTACGCGTCGGTGTTCCAGGATGCGCCGAGCATCCACGAGCCGGGCATGACCGAGTTCGCGCTGGGCGACGGCGTTTCCCTCGGGCTGATGCCCGCCGCGGGAATCCGGCGCCTCCTCGGCGATGCCCTGCCCGACCCGGACGGCGCCGGAGGAATCCCGCGATGTGAGCTGTACGTGGTCGTACCGGACGCCGCCGCGTGCCTTCAGCGCGCGCTCGACGCCGGCGCCCGTGCGTTGAGCCCGCTGCTGCCGCGCGACTGGGGGCAGCGGGTTGGCTATTGTCTTGACCCGGATGGGCACGTGCTGGCGTTCGCGGAGGTCGAGGATGTCGCTGAGGGCGCTGAGGGCGCCGATGTCGCGAATGGGTGA
- a CDS encoding DUF455 family protein encodes MPTLRTFALTLLTTPTLEARLIPPPRGLSDDDPGPPLRLTEPARPANLLPVHVRRSRVPALAGFGDPALRVRILHALANHELQAVELYAWALLAFPDAPPELRADLLSVLIDEQRHTRMYVARVEAHGRAFGDFPVTDYFWAKAPSITTPLQFLCAMALTWENANLDHTTETAAAARAGGDEASAAVIDKVHADEIRHVAIGWKWLARLKPDGMTMWDAWQANVAWPLRPALARGRRFHAAGRVAAGMDPAFIAALEAADIDLDVRGEGLDALRSGRGSGDEAVSPS; translated from the coding sequence ATGCCCACCCTCCGCACCTTCGCCCTCACCCTCCTAACGACGCCAACCCTGGAAGCGCGCCTCATTCCCCCGCCGCGCGGCCTGTCGGACGACGACCCCGGCCCGCCGCTACGCCTGACCGAGCCCGCTCGCCCGGCGAACCTGTTGCCGGTGCACGTCCGCCGGTCCCGCGTGCCGGCGTTGGCCGGGTTCGGCGACCCGGCGCTGCGCGTCCGGATCCTGCACGCGCTGGCGAACCACGAGCTGCAGGCCGTCGAACTGTATGCCTGGGCGTTGTTGGCCTTTCCGGATGCGCCACCCGAGCTGCGCGCCGACTTGTTGTCCGTGCTGATCGACGAGCAGCGCCACACGCGGATGTACGTCGCCCGCGTCGAGGCGCACGGCCGGGCATTCGGCGATTTTCCGGTGACGGACTACTTCTGGGCAAAGGCGCCATCGATCACGACGCCGCTGCAGTTCCTGTGCGCGATGGCCCTGACGTGGGAGAACGCCAATCTGGACCACACGACGGAGACCGCGGCCGCGGCGCGGGCGGGCGGGGACGAGGCGTCGGCGGCGGTCATCGACAAGGTGCATGCGGACGAGATCAGACATGTGGCGATCGGCTGGAAGTGGTTGGCACGGCTGAAGCCGGACGGGATGACGATGTGGGACGCCTGGCAGGCGAACGTGGCGTGGCCGCTCCGGCCGGCGCTGGCGCGCGGGCGGCGGTTCCACGCGGCGGGGCGGGTGGCGGCGGGGATGGATCCGGCGTTCATCGCGGCGTTGGAGGCGGCGGACATCGACCTTGACGTGCGGGGCGAGGGGCTGGACGCGCTGCGTTCCGGCCGCGGGTCGGGCGACGAGGCCGTGTCGCCGTCGTGA
- a CDS encoding restriction endonuclease, with protein sequence MAVPEFYYFLRPALEATATKDGIHWTEVADVAADRLHLSPDDRSEMIPGGTRSRWHDRTHWALTYLRAAKLVEKAGRGLSRITPRGRDYLLRAPAIIKPQDLREFQEFVDFHRRDRASEPKALQAGAELEIKTPQEALRDAYVQLRSALADEVLDRVKAVTPARFETIIVQLMLQLGYGGSFEDAGMSVGRSGDEGIDGIIKQDRLGLDNIYLQAKRWGESTVGRKEIQAFVGALSGRGASKGVFITTSTFSREARDYAKALQTPTLSLIDGIELARLMINVDLGVSLEERFDVKRIDSDFFIES encoded by the coding sequence ATGGCCGTGCCGGAGTTCTACTACTTCCTCCGTCCAGCACTCGAGGCCACCGCAACGAAGGATGGCATCCACTGGACTGAGGTCGCCGACGTCGCGGCTGACCGACTGCACCTCTCTCCCGATGATCGTAGTGAGATGATCCCGGGCGGAACCCGATCGCGGTGGCACGATCGAACGCACTGGGCACTCACGTACTTGCGAGCGGCCAAGCTCGTGGAAAAGGCCGGCAGGGGGCTGAGTCGCATCACACCCCGCGGGCGCGACTACCTATTGCGAGCGCCCGCGATCATCAAGCCCCAGGATCTGCGTGAGTTCCAGGAGTTCGTGGACTTCCATCGGCGGGACCGAGCCAGCGAGCCAAAGGCATTGCAGGCCGGCGCGGAGTTGGAGATCAAGACGCCGCAGGAAGCCCTCCGCGATGCCTACGTTCAACTTCGGTCGGCGCTGGCCGACGAAGTCCTTGATCGGGTGAAGGCGGTCACCCCGGCGCGATTCGAGACGATAATCGTCCAGCTGATGCTGCAGCTCGGTTATGGAGGATCGTTTGAAGACGCCGGGATGTCGGTCGGCCGAAGCGGGGACGAGGGCATCGACGGGATCATCAAGCAGGACCGACTGGGACTGGACAACATCTATCTTCAGGCGAAGCGCTGGGGCGAAAGTACGGTCGGCAGGAAGGAGATCCAGGCGTTTGTTGGCGCGCTATCCGGACGGGGCGCATCGAAAGGCGTGTTCATCACCACGTCCACGTTCAGCCGCGAGGCGCGCGACTACGCCAAGGCGCTTCAGACACCGACGCTCTCACTGATCGACGGAATCGAACTCGCGCGACTGATGATCAACGTTGATCTTGGCGTGTCGTTGGAGGAGCGCTTCGACGTGAAGCGCATCGACTCGGACTTCTTCATCGAGTCGTAG
- a CDS encoding class I SAM-dependent methyltransferase — translation MIDDPASTPPVPTFDADYYAHGCGRPYVRDDVWMAFFGSVADRIVADIAPRTAMDVGCALGFLVEALRERGVDARGIDLSTYAIQQAHPDVAPYVAVASAADPLPGRYDVVTCIEVLEHMPPDAADRAIDAMTAAADDILFSSSPTDHSEPTHVNVQPPEAWAAAFARRGFYRDADFDATFLTPWAARFRKVDGPLVGVVTAYERRLWRLADANHQLREANGTLRAAAADTQRALAERDAELSTLRAVAAARDAAEARADAVRRDLDALRSTRTVRMSRAIGRWIGRRVARRGAGEGGD, via the coding sequence ATGATCGACGACCCCGCCAGCACCCCGCCAGTCCCCACCTTCGACGCCGACTACTACGCCCACGGCTGCGGCCGCCCCTACGTCCGCGACGACGTCTGGATGGCGTTCTTCGGCAGTGTGGCCGACCGCATCGTCGCCGACATCGCCCCGCGCACCGCAATGGACGTAGGCTGCGCGCTGGGCTTCCTCGTCGAGGCGCTCCGGGAACGCGGCGTCGACGCGCGCGGGATCGACCTGTCGACGTACGCGATTCAGCAGGCCCATCCCGACGTCGCGCCATATGTCGCGGTTGCCAGCGCCGCCGATCCGCTGCCGGGACGATACGACGTCGTGACGTGCATCGAAGTCCTGGAGCACATGCCGCCGGATGCGGCGGACCGGGCGATCGACGCAATGACCGCGGCGGCCGACGACATCCTGTTCTCGTCGTCCCCGACGGACCACTCCGAGCCGACGCACGTGAACGTCCAGCCGCCGGAAGCGTGGGCCGCCGCCTTCGCCCGCCGCGGCTTCTACCGCGACGCCGACTTCGACGCGACGTTCCTCACGCCCTGGGCCGCCCGCTTCCGCAAGGTGGACGGCCCGCTCGTCGGCGTCGTGACCGCGTACGAGCGGCGGCTGTGGCGGCTGGCCGACGCGAACCACCAGCTGCGCGAGGCGAACGGGACGCTGCGCGCCGCCGCTGCCGACACGCAGCGCGCCCTCGCCGAGCGCGACGCAGAGCTGTCGACGCTGCGCGCCGTCGCCGCCGCGCGGGATGCCGCCGAAGCGCGGGCGGATGCGGTGCGCCGCGACCTCGACGCGCTGCGTTCGACGCGAACGGTGCGCATGTCGAGGGCGATCGGGCGGTGGATCGGGCGCCGGGTCGCGCGGCGCGGTGCGGGCGAGGGAGGGGATTGA
- a CDS encoding type II toxin-antitoxin system HicB family antitoxin translates to MEGVYKLPLILEPQPEGGYTVTCPIVPELVTEGDTLAEAMANATDALAAIFEAYQDLDRPLPPALQRVAPDAPIWLETAVLVA, encoded by the coding sequence ATGGAAGGCGTCTACAAACTACCCCTCATCCTCGAACCGCAGCCCGAAGGCGGTTACACGGTGACCTGTCCGATCGTACCTGAATTGGTCACGGAGGGCGACACGCTGGCCGAAGCAATGGCCAACGCGACGGATGCGCTGGCGGCGATCTTCGAGGCGTATCAGGACCTCGATCGTCCCTTGCCGCCGGCCTTGCAGCGCGTTGCACCTGACGCGCCCATTTGGCTGGAGACCGCTGTCCTGGTCGCATGA
- a CDS encoding VOC family protein, translating into MARARAFYGAVLGQELQDMPGSEGTYVFLPSGENGVGGALTSMEGAEPVGNKGCTLYLNGGGDLAVPLGRVATAGGSVTQEKMSIGENGHIGFFMDTEGNHVGLHSMG; encoded by the coding sequence ATGGCCCGCGCAAGGGCGTTCTATGGCGCCGTCCTCGGCCAGGAGCTGCAGGACATGCCCGGCAGCGAGGGCACATACGTCTTCCTGCCCTCGGGCGAGAACGGCGTCGGCGGCGCGCTGACGTCGATGGAAGGTGCCGAGCCCGTCGGCAACAAGGGCTGCACTCTCTACCTGAACGGCGGCGGCGATCTTGCCGTGCCGCTCGGGCGTGTCGCGACGGCTGGCGGCTCGGTGACCCAGGAGAAGATGTCGATCGGCGAGAATGGTCACATCGGCTTCTTCATGGACACCGAGGGCAACCACGTCGGGCTGCACTCGATGGGGTAG
- a CDS encoding exo-alpha-sialidase, which yields MSTVRVLVGTKKGAFICTSDAARRDWKIDGPHFGGWEIYHVKGSPVDQNRLYASQSSSWFGQVIQRSDDGGATWAPVGNEFGYASMPGTHQWYDGTPHPWEFKRVWHFEPSLTDPDTVFAGVEDAALFKSTDGGTTWSEVAGLREHASGKDWMPGAGGMCLHTILLDPTNANRMFVAISAAGSFRTDDGGATWKPINKGLISNFMPVPDAEVGHCVHRIAFHPSRPATLFMQKHWDVMRSDDAGDNWREVSGALPSDFGFPIAVHAHEPDTIYVVPIKSDSEHYVPDGKLRVYRSRSGGHDWEALTNGLPQHDCYVNVLRESMAVDTLDDCGIYFGTTGGQVYVSPNSGDNWTAIGEHFPAVLSVEVQTLP from the coding sequence ATGAGCACCGTCCGCGTCCTCGTCGGCACCAAGAAGGGTGCCTTCATCTGCACGTCCGACGCCGCGCGCCGGGACTGGAAGATCGACGGCCCGCACTTCGGCGGCTGGGAGATCTACCACGTCAAGGGCTCGCCCGTCGATCAGAACCGCCTGTACGCGTCGCAGTCGAGCAGTTGGTTCGGGCAGGTGATCCAGCGATCCGACGACGGCGGCGCGACGTGGGCGCCGGTGGGCAACGAGTTCGGCTACGCGAGCATGCCCGGCACGCACCAGTGGTACGACGGCACGCCCCACCCCTGGGAGTTCAAGCGCGTCTGGCACTTCGAGCCGTCGCTGACGGACCCGGACACCGTGTTTGCCGGCGTCGAGGACGCCGCGTTGTTCAAGTCGACGGACGGCGGGACGACGTGGAGCGAGGTCGCCGGGCTGCGCGAGCACGCGTCGGGCAAGGATTGGATGCCGGGCGCCGGTGGGATGTGCCTCCACACGATCCTCCTCGACCCGACGAACGCCAACCGCATGTTCGTGGCCATCTCGGCCGCCGGCAGCTTCCGCACGGACGACGGCGGCGCCACCTGGAAGCCGATCAACAAGGGCCTGATCTCGAACTTCATGCCCGTGCCGGACGCCGAGGTCGGCCACTGCGTCCACCGCATCGCGTTCCACCCGTCGCGCCCGGCCACGCTCTTCATGCAGAAGCACTGGGACGTCATGCGCAGCGACGACGCCGGCGACAACTGGCGCGAGGTCAGCGGCGCGCTCCCCAGCGACTTCGGCTTCCCGATCGCCGTCCACGCCCACGAGCCCGACACGATCTACGTGGTGCCCATCAAGAGCGACTCCGAACACTACGTCCCGGACGGCAAGCTGCGCGTCTATCGCAGCCGCAGCGGCGGCCACGACTGGGAGGCGCTGACCAATGGCCTGCCGCAGCACGACTGCTATGTGAACGTGCTGCGCGAGTCGATGGCGGTCGATACGCTGGACGATTGCGGGATCTACTTCGGCACGACCGGCGGCCAGGTCTACGTCTCGCCGAATTCGGGCGACAACTGGACGGCGATCGGCGAGCACTTCCCGGCCGTCCTGTCCGTCGAAGTCCAGACGCTCCCGTGA
- a CDS encoding type II toxin-antitoxin system RelE/ParE family toxin yields the protein MASYKLQIKPSAAKELEGLPIDDRRRIVERIAALAAEPRPAGCEKLSGLDKYRVRQGSYRVLYAIDDAAYSVTVVKVGHRRDVYR from the coding sequence GTGGCAAGCTATAAGCTCCAGATCAAGCCCTCGGCCGCCAAGGAACTCGAGGGCCTTCCGATCGACGACCGGCGGCGCATCGTCGAACGCATCGCCGCCCTTGCCGCGGAGCCGCGCCCGGCTGGATGCGAAAAGCTGTCCGGCCTCGACAAGTACCGCGTTCGACAGGGAAGCTACCGCGTCCTGTATGCCATCGACGACGCAGCGTACTCCGTCACGGTGGTCAAGGTCGGTCATCGTCGCGATGTCTACCGCTAG
- a CDS encoding type II toxin-antitoxin system HicA family toxin, whose protein sequence is MKYREAARRLEALGCRELPRRGGGSHRKWFSPATDRVASVPDWGSKDLKLGTIRAVVRQLGLDWQAFSGS, encoded by the coding sequence ATGAAGTACCGGGAAGCCGCGCGTCGTCTCGAGGCCCTGGGTTGCCGCGAACTGCCTCGGCGCGGTGGTGGTTCGCATCGCAAGTGGTTCAGTCCCGCCACTGACCGGGTGGCATCGGTTCCGGACTGGGGCTCGAAGGACCTGAAACTGGGCACAATCCGTGCGGTCGTTCGGCAGCTCGGTTTGGACTGGCAGGCCTTTTCCGGCAGCTGA